A single genomic interval of Musa acuminata AAA Group cultivar baxijiao chromosome BXJ3-4, Cavendish_Baxijiao_AAA, whole genome shotgun sequence harbors:
- the LOC135634974 gene encoding germin-like protein 3-8: MELRCAAQSFVLFLSFTLLLASTRADPHPLQDFCVADFGATGVVVNGFPCKPASNVTSDDFFFAGLSNEGNTSNIFGSSVTPANVLSFAGLNTLGVSMNRVDVAPGGVNPPHSHPRATELIILLEGRLLVGFVSTNNQFFSKVLNPGEMFVVPKGLIHFQYNVGTKKALAITTFDSQLPGVVIASTTLFGSTPAIPDDVLAKAFQVDQKVVTAIKSKFAN; the protein is encoded by the coding sequence ATGGAGTTGCGGTGTGCTGCACAGTCCTttgtcctcttcctctccttcaccCTCCTCCTTGCATCGACCCGCGCCGACCCTCACCCTCTGCAGGACTTCTGCGTCGCCGACTTCGGAGCTACTGGCGTGGTCGTCAATGGGTTCCCGTGCAAGCCTGCCTCCAACGTCACGTCCGACGACTTCTTCTTCGCCGGGCTGTCCAACGAGGGCAACACCAGCAACATCTTCGGTTCCAGCGTGACTCCTGCGAACGTCCTCAGCTTCGCGGGACTCAACACCCTCGGCGTCTCCATGAACCGTGTCGATGTCGCCCCCGGCGGCGTCAACCCGCCCCACAGCCACCCAAGAGCCACCGAGCTCATCATCCTCCTCGAGGGTCGACTGCTGGTGGGGTTCGTCAGCACCAACAACCAGTTCTTCTCCAAGGTCTTGAATCCCGGCGAGATGTTCGTGGTGCCCAAGGGCCTCATTCACTTCCAATACAACGTCGGAACGAAGAAGGCGCTCGCCATCACCACCTTCGACAGCCAGCTCCCGGGGGTGGTGATCGCCTCCACTACCCTGTTCGGATCGACGCCGGCGATTCCCGACGATGTGCTGGCCAAAGCTTTTCAGGTGGATCAGAAGGTTGTCACTGCCATAAAGTCCAAGTTTGCGAACTAA